Part of the Vigna radiata var. radiata cultivar VC1973A chromosome 11, Vradiata_ver6, whole genome shotgun sequence genome is shown below.
tccatataaaattatttttaattttttgttagaTGTAACATTCCAAAAATATAGTAGTATACTATATTAAAGAGTCATCACAATTCTAATATGAACAAGAACAGtcaacaaaaatagaaaaataagtaAGGTTTACATCATCCGAAATAACTATAAAAGCCCACTCTATTTACGATATGATGACAACAAAATTATACACGTGATAACTATTTAAGGATGTTATGCGTTAGCTGCTCCTCCATTTAATGTCTACTCAATAGAGACCTCATCACTCATACCCACCGGATGATCATTGTCAAGAAGAGAAACAAAGAATATacaacaaaatcacaaacaaaagggtaagctaaatattaaaaccattcatacaatatttaaaaccaTCCCTCACCTCTCGCCAGCGACTACTCTCGTTGTGCGACAACAGAAACAGTGGTCCAAGCTCTATCACCTCTCGCTCAGTGAACACTCTCGTTGAGCGAGAATGCATAATTCTGTAACACCAAAACTACAAAATTTGTACCCCCTGCACCACTCTTAACCTATTCTATACCTCTTTCTCAACTTCTAATACTACTATATTCTATTATACACTCAAATAGGCTTAAACAATTGTATCTAAACTAACCTAAACTCAATTTAAAGTGATTGTCCTCAAGATTCCACTCCAAAATTAACCAAACCTCATTTTATAGACCCACATTGAATTCTACCAGTTATAGTTTGTTTTTAAACAACTTAGAGATTTCAACAAGTCCCAAATGACTTATCAACACCAACAAAAATGACCATTTAAACACAGAACCTAAAATTCAACTTTTCACTAGTTCAAACCTCCCTTAAACTAGTTCTAAACCCAGCTAAATTCTACTTATCAACTATCAAACATTCTTAGatcaaattttcttcatttcaatGCTTAAACAAGTTATAAAACATCCCATAACATACCCCCAAATACCACAAACCAgtttttcattcctttctcacaacttcacTACCTAAAACCtcatttttccttcaaaacaCCACCAAAACTCCTAAGTTTTCAACTCTTTACTATAGTATTTACCAatagatttataattattaataaattttgcaatccatttataaaagttactaacttttattttatatacaaattttttgttatcaataatgtaattaatattaaattcaaattattgacgaattgttattattattaaccaaTTATTTTTGCCTGTAATAcacaattttcttataataattatttggaaACAATTAcagatttagaaaaaaaaaaacataatatagagttaaaaaattataaatacgaTCTCCAGCAACTAAATAAATGTCACCTCGCacgaattaaaaaaaagtgttaatttttttttaaagttggtTAAGAATGTTCATAATTatgaaatcatataaaaaattcataaaattatgagactaaataaagaattaaatctTAAATCTTGTAGATTTAAATATAAggttaaagaattaaatatattttcatccttaaattattttaaaaaattatattcgaTGTCTAAATTAAAGTATGTTTGTAAAGTACCCACCAATAtgttataaataagtttaattatttaatttatatactttgGTTTTACGTAGGTGGTTTATAGCTTTAGTCCTTAACATATACACATGAAtctgttttaacttttataacaaagtttatcataaaatattagaacgatatttaaaaatgagagaaaaattaaaatgagtagaatataaaagaaaggaatGGATTTAAAGCCATAGAGAATGATCATATTCCATCAATTTAAACCTAGTCAGTCCCATTAGTCTACTTACAATTATAATAGTACTGCGATAGAAATTATTATGTAGAATTCAAAAACTAATAGAACGGTTTTATAAAGTAGAGAAGCAAATTGATCATATAGGACCATCTACAAATATCTGGGAAGGTACAAATGTCTCAGCCGGTAACCATCATAAAATGTATTTGCTGATACTTATGGTCATCACACACGCAATTgcagaaataaaataaacggTGAAATGCTAGTAATAGATGTTGGCAATCTCTTGAAGGTAAGAGAAAAGCTGTTGTGGTTTAGAGAACATGGGCATGTGATCAGCTCCAGGAATCACTTTGACCTCGTTAGGAGGGTTTCTTTCAACCATTGACAGTTGAAAATCCTGTTGCATTATTTTGTCTTGTTCACACACTATATACACTCTAGCCACAGTTCCATGGTTCTCTTCCGTGAGTTTTGTATTCTCTCGCAAATCTTCATCATCGAAGATGGGAAAGGGTCTCAAAAGTGAAGACGCCAGGGTCAAGTCCTGGTGATCATTTACACATACTATGGTTTATTAAGAGACTTTTACGATCGTCTGTAAATTTGAATGctaataatttgaaaacaacTTGAAAAGACATATACCTCTGGTGGAGATTGTTGGTAGACGTTGGATGCTAAGTTTTGAAGATCACATGTCATATATCGCTTCGGATGATCGTTGGTATTTTCATCTGTGACAGTCTTTGAGCCGAAATTGGATTTCAAGCTTAACCTGTGCTTGAActatagaaaattaaattaaattgagtaGCAGAGAGATGAAAGAACGGTTTAGGTTGGTTGGTGTACCTCTAGGAACAGTGAGAGATAGCTGAGGTGGGGACCAGGCATCCAACCGGTAAGGAAAACAGCAGCTGCAATTTTGTGGGGGAAGAACTCCATGGCTAGAGAAATACATAAGCCTCCAAAACTATGACCGACAAGGATGACTCGTTCCTCTGGTGGTAAAGATCGTAGAAATTGGAGCAAAGGTTCAACATATTCTGAAACTGAAGTGATATCAAGCACTTGGTTTGGATGGATGCCGGATGCAGCCATGTCGAGACACGTGACTTGAAGGCCGGCGGAATTGAGGAGAGTAGAGAGCTTGTACCAACACCAGGCTCCATGGTAGGCTCCGTGAACCAACACCAGACgcctcttcttcttcccctCCATCTTCCTTCAGCTCAAAACTTCAATGCTTCACGTCTctactaaataaatatacatgtccattttctttcattaaaatgtattttaaatgataatgatattttaagaaCTTTTTCAGGATAGGGTACGTgttgttattttattgatctgtttaaatttatttaaatttcttttaaaatagattaattacaaattgtcactgtaaaaaagttgtcaaagactttttctattttaaattgtatattgaatgataaaagatttattcatgataaatataaattagtgaTTTCTTTAGATGATTTCatttaagatattaatttatttctcagatgaatttaatttttctttaaagtaaaatacattatttcaataaagaaattaaagtttaaagaacTTTGtacaatatttcaaataatt
Proteins encoded:
- the LOC106777338 gene encoding methylesterase 3, translated to MEGKKKRRLVLVHGAYHGAWCWYKLSTLLNSAGLQVTCLDMAASGIHPNQVLDITSVSEYVEPLLQFLRSLPPEERVILVGHSFGGLCISLAMEFFPHKIAAAVFLTGWMPGPHLSYLSLFLEFKHRLSLKSNFGSKTVTDENTNDHPKRYMTCDLQNLASNVYQQSPPEDLTLASSLLRPFPIFDDEDLRENTKLTEENHGTVARVYIVCEQDKIMQQDFQLSMVERNPPNEVKVIPGADHMPMFSKPQQLFSYLQEIANIYY